From a single Sporosarcina oncorhynchi genomic region:
- a CDS encoding potassium channel family protein — MKKIYITYEIIMFILVLISLFFAFSTNEQLFLYDRIIWIVFVADYVVRLISSKKKWEYIKKHPFELVAIIPFDSIFRVARFVRIFKVVRLLGIGSRFFKPVYSLLKTNGLDKLLMTALVLLFIIPIPIVLVEPSITTFPDALWWAVVTTTTVGYGDISPSTPIGRVLAVVLMLVGIGIIGTFTSAITSYFSGNAKVTHDKQILNVIQSIEEIENLTKEDIDLIQLYLKRKDLTEGRIETSASSTPKAIQ, encoded by the coding sequence ATGAAAAAAATCTATATTACATATGAGATAATTATGTTTATTCTTGTTCTCATATCACTGTTTTTCGCTTTTTCTACTAATGAACAGTTATTTCTCTACGATCGTATCATTTGGATTGTATTTGTTGCTGATTATGTAGTTCGTTTGATTAGTTCTAAGAAAAAGTGGGAGTATATCAAGAAGCATCCATTTGAGCTTGTTGCTATTATTCCGTTTGATTCTATATTTAGAGTAGCGAGGTTTGTTCGGATTTTTAAGGTGGTTCGACTGCTTGGAATTGGATCACGATTTTTTAAACCTGTTTATAGTCTCTTGAAAACAAATGGACTAGATAAACTGCTTATGACAGCTCTTGTTCTATTATTTATCATTCCTATCCCAATTGTCTTAGTTGAACCATCCATTACTACTTTTCCTGATGCATTATGGTGGGCAGTCGTTACTACGACCACCGTCGGTTATGGAGATATTTCTCCATCCACACCAATTGGCCGTGTATTGGCTGTCGTATTAATGTTGGTCGGGATTGGCATTATAGGTACATTCACTTCAGCTATAACGAGTTACTTTAGTGGTAACGCAAAAGTGACGCACGACAAACAAATACTAAACGTAATTCAATCGATTGAAGAGATTGAGAATCTAACTAAAGAAGATATAGACCTGATTCAATTGTATTTGAAAAGGAAAGACTTAACAGAGGGGCGAATCGAAACAAGCGCATCTTCCACACCAAAAGCTATACAATAA
- a CDS encoding metallophosphoesterase, which produces MKIIVMSDSHGDKETVRTVSALHADAIFHCGDSELTVEDPVLQGMHIVRGNCDSDLRFPSSFVIEVGEKRVFVVHGHEHDCKRTLLPLYYAAQEEQADIVLFGHSHLYGTEMKEGILFLNPGSTLLPRGGNEATFAVIEWDETIRISFKNLALETINEVEIKNFLN; this is translated from the coding sequence ATGAAAATTATAGTTATGAGTGATTCGCATGGTGACAAGGAAACGGTGAGGACCGTTTCTGCGTTACATGCGGATGCCATTTTCCATTGTGGCGACAGCGAACTGACTGTCGAGGATCCAGTTTTGCAAGGTATGCATATTGTAAGAGGGAATTGCGATAGCGATCTGCGCTTTCCAAGCTCATTTGTCATTGAAGTCGGTGAAAAACGCGTGTTCGTTGTCCATGGCCACGAACATGATTGCAAAAGGACATTATTGCCATTGTATTATGCAGCACAGGAGGAACAAGCAGACATTGTTCTGTTTGGTCATTCACATCTATATGGAACAGAGATGAAAGAAGGAATCTTATTTTTGAATCCTGGCAGCACATTATTGCCGCGTGGAGGAAATGAAGCAACATTTGCAGTGATAGAATGGGATGAAACGATCCGGATTTCATTCAAAAATCTTGCGCTTGAAACAATTAACGAAGTGGAAATAAAAAACTTTTTAAATTAG
- a CDS encoding XTP/dITP diphosphatase, with protein MKQVLIATNNKGKAKDFEALFNPLGVTVMTLNDLEETIDVEETGTTFEENAILKAEEVSKLLGVIVIADDSGLEVDALDGAPGVYSARYAGLEKNDDANIDKVLEGLTGVSDEERTARFRCVLAVAGPEMETVTFSGSCEGSILHDRRGTNGFGYDPIFYTPIKERAMAELSAIEKGEISHRGAALAQLKEHLPKLMESFGASR; from the coding sequence ATGAAGCAAGTTTTGATTGCAACAAACAATAAAGGGAAAGCGAAAGATTTTGAAGCGCTTTTCAATCCTCTTGGTGTAACTGTCATGACATTGAATGACTTGGAAGAAACAATAGATGTAGAAGAAACGGGCACTACATTTGAGGAGAATGCCATTTTAAAGGCAGAAGAAGTTTCGAAGCTTTTGGGCGTTATCGTTATCGCTGACGATAGTGGCTTAGAAGTCGATGCATTAGATGGAGCTCCTGGCGTCTATTCCGCTCGTTATGCGGGCTTAGAGAAAAATGATGATGCTAATATCGATAAAGTGCTTGAAGGGCTTACAGGCGTTTCTGATGAGGAACGTACTGCGCGATTCCGATGTGTGCTTGCTGTTGCAGGGCCGGAAATGGAGACAGTGACTTTCTCTGGGAGCTGTGAAGGATCAATACTTCATGATAGAAGAGGAACGAACGGCTTCGGATACGACCCTATTTTTTACACACCTATTAAGGAACGTGCCATGGCCGAATTGTCCGCTATTGAAAAGGGAGAAATTTCGCATCGTGGCGCTGCTTTAGCTCAATTGAAGGAGCACCTTCCCAAACTGATGGAATCATTTGGTGCTAGTAGATGA
- the murI gene encoding glutamate racemase: MLSLLPAEKIIYIGDDARCPYGPRSVEEVRAFTMEMAHALSAKGIKMLVVACNTATAVALDDLRGLFPFPVIGVIDPGARAALRVSATGKIAVLGTVGTIKSCAYDNAISALSPDARIISLACPHFVPLVESGQYKSLDISPIIQSSLEPIVHLEFDTAILGCTHYPLLHDAIQQQLPANVNIVSSANETVLDVLLTLRKLALLNDSEVKEAPLFYTTGKLDVFSSIAKDWLEIDFPDVQYIVL, from the coding sequence ATGCTTTCACTATTGCCTGCTGAAAAAATCATCTATATTGGGGACGATGCGAGATGTCCATACGGGCCTCGATCAGTCGAAGAAGTGAGAGCCTTTACAATGGAAATGGCTCATGCTTTAAGTGCAAAGGGTATTAAGATGTTGGTCGTTGCTTGCAATACCGCAACAGCTGTAGCACTGGATGACTTGCGTGGTTTGTTTCCATTTCCAGTAATTGGGGTTATTGACCCTGGTGCTAGAGCTGCATTGCGTGTTTCAGCGACGGGTAAGATTGCGGTTTTAGGTACGGTAGGTACGATTAAAAGTTGTGCGTATGACAATGCGATTTCTGCATTATCGCCTGATGCACGTATTATTTCTTTAGCGTGCCCTCATTTTGTACCGCTAGTCGAGAGTGGACAATATAAGAGTTTGGATATTAGTCCAATCATACAATCTTCATTGGAGCCCATCGTGCATTTGGAATTTGATACCGCTATTCTTGGCTGTACGCATTATCCACTATTACATGACGCCATCCAGCAGCAACTGCCTGCTAACGTGAATATCGTCTCATCTGCAAATGAGACTGTACTGGACGTCCTACTGACGCTGAGGAAGCTTGCACTTCTAAACGATTCTGAAGTGAAGGAAGCTCCATTGTTCTATACGACAGGAAAGTTGGACGTATTCAGTTCGATAGCAAAAGATTGGCTTGAAATCGATTTTCCCGATGTCCAATATATCGTTTTATGA
- the istA gene encoding IS21 family transposase → MIKYREILRLHAQGISQRGIASSTSNSRTTIREVVKRAEERNMRWPLEEEITDQDLLELLFPEKHASMDFRRKPDCEYVHKELAKPGVNLTLLWEEYSLNCRSNEEIPYSYRQFCRFYHDYARKTKATMRIKRKPGELLEMDWAGQTMSIKDDLTGEEIPVYIFVSALPCSQYAYVEGFLSMNAEAWITAHIHAFQFYGGVPRVVVPDNLKTGVVKASKYEPVIHTGYQEMAEHYQTTIVPARVRRPKDKASAESTVGHISTWIIASLRNQEFFSLKELNEAVHEKLMEFNQKPFQKKQGSRQTAFKEEEHFALTPLPASPYEIATWRIATVQYDYHITVDKMSYSVPYDYVKYEVDIRVTRTIIEVFYKGLRIASHKKLKGKPGQSSTLTDHMPKEHKQYIEFDTAYVRKWGETAGSNTLTTINSILASYRVEKQALKSCMGLIKLADQHSVDRLERACERALRYTSRPTLKSIQTILKTGQDKLPITFEEEDCQGEVKSNPYGFTRGADYYGGKDK, encoded by the coding sequence ATGATTAAGTATCGAGAAATTCTGAGGCTGCACGCTCAGGGAATTAGTCAAAGGGGCATCGCCTCAAGTACTTCCAACTCAAGAACGACGATTCGAGAAGTGGTGAAAAGAGCTGAGGAGCGGAACATGCGATGGCCTTTGGAAGAAGAAATTACAGATCAAGACTTACTGGAGTTATTATTTCCTGAAAAGCATGCTTCTATGGACTTTAGAAGAAAGCCAGATTGTGAATATGTCCATAAGGAGTTGGCAAAGCCAGGTGTTAATTTAACGCTGTTATGGGAGGAGTATTCTCTTAACTGCCGATCAAACGAAGAGATTCCATATAGCTATCGTCAGTTCTGCAGATTCTATCATGATTATGCCCGCAAAACGAAAGCTACAATGCGTATTAAACGTAAACCCGGCGAGCTGTTAGAAATGGATTGGGCAGGTCAGACAATGTCGATTAAAGATGATTTAACTGGCGAAGAGATTCCAGTTTATATTTTTGTTTCTGCCCTTCCGTGCAGTCAATATGCTTATGTTGAAGGCTTCTTGTCAATGAATGCGGAAGCATGGATCACGGCTCATATTCATGCATTTCAATTTTACGGAGGCGTTCCAAGAGTCGTTGTTCCGGACAACCTTAAAACAGGTGTAGTGAAAGCTTCAAAGTACGAACCGGTTATCCATACAGGCTATCAGGAGATGGCTGAGCACTATCAAACAACGATTGTACCCGCTCGCGTCCGTCGTCCGAAAGACAAGGCAAGCGCCGAAAGTACAGTAGGTCATATTTCAACGTGGATCATTGCTTCATTGCGGAATCAAGAGTTTTTCAGCTTAAAAGAGTTAAATGAAGCTGTTCATGAGAAGCTAATGGAATTTAATCAAAAACCATTTCAAAAAAAGCAAGGAAGCAGACAAACGGCTTTTAAAGAAGAAGAACACTTCGCATTAACACCGTTGCCTGCTTCGCCGTATGAAATCGCAACTTGGAGAATTGCGACGGTACAATATGATTATCACATAACTGTGGACAAAATGTCTTACTCTGTTCCCTACGATTATGTAAAGTACGAGGTTGATATTCGAGTCACTAGAACTATAATAGAAGTGTTTTATAAAGGACTGCGCATCGCTTCGCATAAAAAGCTGAAAGGGAAACCAGGACAAAGCAGTACGTTGACGGATCATATGCCTAAAGAACATAAGCAATACATCGAATTTGACACCGCATATGTACGTAAATGGGGAGAAACAGCAGGTTCTAATACCTTGACCACCATTAATAGTATTCTTGCCTCTTATCGGGTTGAAAAGCAAGCGCTGAAATCTTGTATGGGCCTGATTAAATTAGCAGATCAGCACTCGGTAGATCGTTTAGAAAGAGCATGTGAGCGAGCATTAAGATACACAAGTAGACCTACGCTTAAAAGCATCCAAACAATCCTTAAAACCGGACAGGATAAACTTCCTATCACGTTTGAAGAGGAAGATTGCCAAGGTGAAGTTAAATCCAACCCTTACGGTTTTACAAGAGGCGCAGACTATTATGGAGGTAAGGACAAATGA
- the rph gene encoding ribonuclease PH, with amino-acid sequence MRHDGRTENTGRPVSIETDYLIHPEGSVLISVGNTKVICTATIEERVPPFLRGSGQGWVTAEYSMLPRATGQRTQRESSKGKVGGRTMEIQRLIGRALRAVMDLGALGERTVWIDCDVIQADGGTRTASITGAFVAMCMAVSKLTAEKSLKNFPVKDYLAAISVGKTPEGVLLLDLDYPEDSSAAVDMNVVMTGAGEFVELQGTGEEATFTRQEMNDLVELAELGIHRLIEIQKNVLGPITAQIDVKEGDLR; translated from the coding sequence ATGAGACATGATGGCAGAACTGAAAATACAGGAAGACCTGTATCAATAGAAACAGACTATTTAATACATCCGGAAGGATCCGTACTTATATCAGTTGGAAATACAAAAGTAATTTGTACTGCCACTATAGAAGAACGAGTACCTCCATTTTTACGTGGGAGTGGACAAGGGTGGGTCACGGCTGAATATTCCATGTTGCCCCGTGCAACAGGACAACGGACACAGCGGGAATCTTCTAAGGGGAAAGTCGGCGGCAGGACAATGGAAATCCAACGTTTGATTGGACGTGCTCTGCGTGCAGTTATGGATCTTGGAGCGCTAGGTGAACGAACTGTATGGATTGACTGTGACGTCATCCAGGCAGACGGTGGAACGCGTACAGCGTCCATTACCGGTGCATTCGTCGCAATGTGTATGGCTGTTTCTAAATTGACAGCAGAAAAGAGCCTGAAGAATTTCCCGGTTAAAGATTATTTAGCAGCGATTAGTGTAGGGAAGACTCCAGAAGGAGTTCTTTTGTTAGATTTGGATTATCCTGAAGACTCCAGTGCTGCGGTAGATATGAATGTGGTCATGACAGGTGCAGGTGAATTTGTTGAATTACAAGGTACTGGAGAAGAGGCGACATTCACAAGACAGGAAATGAATGATCTTGTCGAATTGGCTGAACTCGGTATTCATCGCTTAATCGAGATTCAAAAGAATGTTTTAGGACCTATCACCGCACAAATCGACGTTAAGGAAGGCGATTTAAGATGA
- a CDS encoding helix-turn-helix domain-containing protein, which translates to MKNRSLLTAREREIFDLLVNDHTTKEIAGRLGISEKTVRNHISNTIQKLGVSGRAQAIVELLRLGELELN; encoded by the coding sequence ATGAAAAACCGTTCTTTACTAACGGCAAGAGAGCGGGAAATATTCGATCTTTTAGTGAATGACCATACGACGAAGGAAATCGCAGGGCGGCTCGGCATTAGCGAAAAAACCGTCCGGAATCATATTTCGAATACTATTCAGAAATTAGGAGTTTCCGGAAGGGCACAAGCAATTGTCGAATTACTGCGATTAGGAGAACTGGAATTGAATTAG
- a CDS encoding acyl-CoA thioesterase, with the protein MRISYIEDMEQWMEDFTFSVPVSVRFSETDMYGHLNNTVPFTYFEYARIEYLKTAGHMVDWLNPKGTTIPVVADLQCDYMKQVFFDEKLSIFVKAAKIGNSSVDIHYMAKNSKDELVFTGRGSIVQINRKTGKAVPWKEEEKTGFSL; encoded by the coding sequence ATGAGAATTTCGTATATTGAAGACATGGAACAATGGATGGAAGACTTTACTTTTTCAGTACCGGTGTCAGTTCGTTTTTCTGAAACGGATATGTATGGGCATCTGAACAATACGGTTCCATTTACGTATTTTGAATATGCACGCATCGAGTATTTGAAAACCGCTGGTCATATGGTTGACTGGTTAAATCCGAAAGGTACGACCATACCAGTCGTTGCAGATCTGCAATGCGATTATATGAAACAAGTATTTTTCGATGAAAAACTATCAATTTTCGTAAAAGCCGCCAAAATTGGCAATAGTTCTGTCGATATCCATTACATGGCGAAAAATTCAAAAGATGAACTTGTCTTTACCGGAAGGGGATCAATCGTCCAGATTAACCGGAAGACCGGAAAAGCGGTTCCTTGGAAAGAAGAAGAAAAAACAGGATTTTCTCTGTAA
- a CDS encoding ring-cleaving dioxygenase — MDHLKGIHHVTAITSSAEKNYEFFTYVLGMRLVKKTVNQDDIQTYHLFFADDKGSAGTDMTFFDFPGIPKGTHGTNEIYKTAFRVPTDATLDYWLKRFDKYEVKNNGIEEVFGKKTISFVDFDDQQYMLISDELNEGVESGTPWQNGPVPLEFAITGLGPIHIRIAQFDYLKEVLEKVMFMREITQEGPLHLFEMGEGGNGAQVIVEHNDSLPAGRPGYGTVHHTAFRVEDTKVLKEWIDHMEAAGFGTSGYVDRFFFESLYARVAPGLLFEWATDGPGFMGDEPYETVGEILSLPPFLEPQREQIEASVRPIDTVRSTRKIEKEYL; from the coding sequence ATGGATCACTTAAAAGGTATTCACCACGTTACAGCTATAACAAGTAGTGCAGAAAAGAACTATGAATTTTTCACATATGTATTAGGAATGCGGCTTGTAAAGAAAACTGTCAATCAAGATGATATCCAAACCTATCACTTATTCTTCGCAGATGATAAAGGTTCTGCCGGAACAGATATGACGTTCTTCGATTTCCCGGGTATTCCTAAAGGGACACATGGAACAAACGAGATTTATAAAACAGCTTTCCGTGTACCAACAGATGCTACACTTGATTACTGGTTGAAACGTTTTGATAAGTATGAAGTGAAAAATAATGGTATTGAAGAAGTTTTTGGCAAAAAAACGATTTCATTCGTTGACTTTGATGACCAACAATATATGTTAATCTCTGATGAGTTGAATGAGGGGGTTGAATCGGGGACACCTTGGCAAAACGGTCCGGTACCATTGGAATTTGCCATTACGGGATTAGGGCCGATTCATATTCGTATCGCACAATTTGATTATTTAAAAGAGGTTTTGGAAAAAGTTATGTTCATGCGTGAAATTACACAAGAAGGTCCACTGCATTTATTTGAAATGGGTGAAGGTGGAAATGGCGCACAAGTAATTGTGGAACATAATGACAGCCTACCTGCTGGCCGACCAGGATACGGAACGGTGCATCACACAGCTTTCCGCGTGGAAGATACAAAAGTATTGAAAGAGTGGATAGATCATATGGAAGCTGCTGGATTCGGTACTTCTGGATATGTAGATCGCTTCTTCTTTGAATCATTATATGCACGGGTAGCACCTGGCCTATTGTTTGAATGGGCAACAGATGGCCCTGGTTTTATGGGAGATGAGCCTTACGAAACTGTAGGTGAAATTTTATCATTACCACCTTTCCTTGAACCACAACGGGAACAAATTGAGGCATCAGTTAGACCAATCGACACAGTGCGCAGTACACGGAAAATTGAAAAAGAGTATTTGTAA
- a CDS encoding MarR family winged helix-turn-helix transcriptional regulator: MEKELRYISGIIKQQGRKLLGNYSITPPQFVALQWLFEHGDMTIGDLSNKMYLAFSTTTDLVDRMENNQLVKRVRDEHDRRVVRIHLLEEGGRIIEEVINKRRKYLNSVLVDFSESEITEFSRLLTKLHEEMIKE; this comes from the coding sequence ATGGAAAAAGAACTTCGATATATATCTGGGATTATTAAACAACAAGGTCGCAAACTCTTAGGTAATTATTCAATCACGCCTCCGCAATTCGTTGCGCTACAATGGTTATTTGAGCATGGCGATATGACTATTGGTGATTTATCCAATAAAATGTATTTGGCGTTCAGTACGACGACAGATCTGGTCGATCGCATGGAAAACAATCAGCTGGTTAAGAGAGTGCGTGACGAACACGATCGTCGTGTCGTCCGTATCCATTTACTAGAAGAGGGCGGTAGGATTATTGAGGAAGTGATCAATAAACGTCGTAAATACTTGAATTCTGTCCTTGTCGATTTTTCTGAGAGTGAAATTACAGAATTCTCGCGTTTGTTGACGAAATTGCACGAAGAGATGATCAAAGAGTGA
- the sdhB gene encoding succinate dehydrogenase iron-sulfur subunit, translated as MTQQTAVQEQQVASKTVKFEIQRQDTPESKPYFESFEIPYRPNMNVISALMEIRRNPVNANGEKTTPVNWDMNCLEEVCGACSMVINGRPRQSCTALVDQLTQPIKLEPMRTFPVVRDLVVDREFMFDSLKRIKAWIPIDGTYDLGEGPRMPERKRQWTYELSKCMTCGVCLEACPNVNDKTNFIGPALLSQVRLFNAHPTGAMNKDERLATLMADGGLGECGNSQNCVVACPKGIPLTTSIAALNRDTTVQMFKNFFGSDHMVD; from the coding sequence ATGACTCAGCAAACAGCTGTCCAAGAACAGCAAGTTGCAAGTAAAACAGTTAAATTTGAAATTCAACGACAAGACACGCCTGAATCAAAACCATATTTTGAAAGCTTCGAAATTCCATACCGTCCGAATATGAACGTCATTTCCGCTTTGATGGAAATCCGTCGTAATCCGGTAAATGCAAATGGCGAAAAAACAACACCTGTCAACTGGGATATGAACTGTCTTGAAGAAGTGTGTGGAGCTTGCTCAATGGTCATCAATGGTCGTCCACGCCAATCGTGTACGGCATTGGTCGATCAGTTGACACAACCAATCAAACTTGAGCCTATGCGCACATTCCCTGTCGTACGTGACTTAGTAGTTGACCGTGAGTTCATGTTCGATTCCTTGAAACGAATCAAAGCATGGATTCCGATTGATGGAACGTATGACTTAGGTGAAGGACCTCGTATGCCTGAGCGTAAACGTCAGTGGACATATGAACTGTCTAAATGTATGACTTGCGGTGTTTGTCTTGAAGCTTGTCCGAATGTGAACGACAAAACAAACTTTATCGGTCCTGCATTGTTATCACAAGTTCGTCTATTCAATGCGCATCCAACAGGTGCGATGAACAAAGATGAGCGTCTAGCAACCTTAATGGCTGACGGCGGACTAGGCGAATGCGGTAATTCGCAAAACTGTGTTGTCGCTTGCCCGAAAGGCATTCCTTTGACAACATCAATTGCTGCACTTAACCGTGACACGACAGTTCAAATGTTTAAAAACTTCTTCGGAAGTGACCATATGGTCGACTGA
- the istB gene encoding IS21-like element helper ATPase IstB: MTTENTLSKLNDMRMTAMAERYMEQLKNPEYQDLSFEDRFAMLVDIEGGHRKNAKLDRLIRSAEFRDSQACIEDIEYHADRKLDKTQILRLSTGRYIQEKHNIIIKGASGNGKTYLGCAFGIAACRQLYKVRYIRLPDLLDELAVARGEGIYRKVIKKYTKVDLLILDEWLLTPLKETEARDLLEIIESRYQVASTIFCSQFDPRGWHEKIGEGTLADAILDRIVHGSYHMMLDGEVSMRERHGLEGSS, encoded by the coding sequence ATGACTACTGAAAACACGTTATCTAAACTAAACGATATGAGAATGACTGCAATGGCAGAGAGATATATGGAGCAATTGAAAAACCCTGAGTACCAGGACTTATCGTTTGAAGATCGTTTTGCGATGCTTGTAGACATTGAGGGGGGGCATAGAAAAAATGCCAAGCTCGATCGTCTCATCAGAAGTGCAGAGTTCAGAGACAGCCAAGCCTGTATAGAAGATATAGAATATCACGCTGACCGAAAGCTTGATAAAACACAAATCCTTAGATTATCAACCGGAAGATATATTCAAGAGAAGCATAATATCATAATTAAAGGTGCTTCAGGTAACGGGAAAACTTACTTAGGATGTGCTTTTGGAATCGCTGCTTGCCGTCAACTTTATAAAGTACGATATATCCGTCTTCCAGATTTATTAGATGAGCTCGCTGTAGCCAGGGGTGAAGGCATTTACCGAAAGGTAATTAAAAAATATACAAAGGTAGATTTACTCATCCTTGATGAATGGCTTTTAACGCCGTTGAAAGAAACTGAAGCCAGAGATCTATTAGAGATTATTGAGTCGAGATATCAGGTCGCTTCTACAATATTCTGTTCGCAGTTTGATCCCCGTGGCTGGCATGAAAAGATTGGTGAAGGAACATTGGCTGATGCCATTCTAGACCGAATTGTACATGGATCTTATCACATGATGCTTGATGGCGAAGTCTCGATGCGGGAGCGCCATGGATTGGAGGGTTCCTCGTGA
- the sdhA gene encoding succinate dehydrogenase flavoprotein subunit: MAKGRLIVVGGGLAGLMATIKAAEDGVAVDLFSLVPVKRSHSVCAQGGINGAVNTKGEGDSPAIHLDDTVYGGDFLANQPPVKMMTDAAPGIISLLDRMGVTFNRTPEGLLDFRRFGGTLHHRTAYAGATTGQQLLYALDEQVRRHEVAGLVQKYEHWEFLGIIMDDEGICRGIKAQNMKSMEIKAFPGDAVIMATGGPGIIFGKSTNSVINTGSAASIVYQQGAKYANGEFIQIHPTAIPGDDKLRLMSESARGEGGRIWTYKDGKPWYFLEEKYPAYGNLVPRDVATREIFDVCVNQKLGINGENMVYLDLSHKDPHELDIKLGGIIEIYEKFTGDDPRKLPMKIFPAVHYSMGGLWVDYNQHTSIPGLFAAGECDYSQHGANRLGANSLLSAIYGGMLAGPEAVKYMRGVKRTADELPSSLFDAAIKEEQEKWDATLKMDGTENAYMLHRELGEIMTENVTVVRYNDRLQKTDDKIVELLERYENINITDTQQWSNQGATFTRQLKNMLYLARVITLGALNRNESRGAHYKPDFPERDDENFLKTTIAEFDGKSAPILSYEEVDVSLIPPRKRDYSAKGD; this comes from the coding sequence ATGGCAAAAGGCAGATTGATTGTCGTAGGCGGCGGACTTGCTGGCTTGATGGCAACCATCAAAGCTGCGGAAGATGGGGTCGCAGTTGACCTATTCTCGCTCGTTCCGGTTAAACGCTCCCACTCCGTTTGTGCCCAAGGTGGCATTAACGGTGCAGTGAATACGAAAGGTGAAGGCGATTCACCAGCCATCCACCTTGATGACACTGTATATGGAGGAGACTTCCTGGCGAACCAGCCACCTGTTAAAATGATGACAGATGCTGCACCAGGAATCATCAGTTTACTGGACCGTATGGGTGTTACTTTCAACCGTACACCTGAAGGCCTTCTTGACTTCCGCCGTTTTGGTGGTACGTTGCATCACCGTACGGCTTACGCCGGCGCAACAACTGGTCAACAGCTTCTGTATGCATTAGATGAGCAGGTTAGACGTCACGAAGTGGCAGGACTTGTTCAAAAATATGAACACTGGGAATTCCTAGGTATCATTATGGATGACGAAGGTATTTGCCGCGGTATCAAAGCACAGAACATGAAATCGATGGAAATCAAAGCATTCCCGGGCGACGCAGTCATCATGGCTACAGGTGGTCCAGGAATCATCTTTGGTAAATCAACGAACTCTGTTATTAATACAGGTTCAGCGGCATCAATCGTTTATCAGCAAGGTGCGAAATATGCGAATGGCGAATTCATCCAAATCCATCCGACTGCGATTCCTGGAGACGATAAGCTTCGTCTCATGAGTGAATCTGCTCGTGGTGAAGGCGGACGGATCTGGACATATAAAGACGGTAAGCCTTGGTATTTCCTTGAAGAGAAATACCCGGCATACGGTAACCTAGTCCCTCGTGACGTTGCAACCCGTGAAATCTTTGATGTCTGTGTGAATCAAAAATTAGGCATCAACGGCGAGAATATGGTTTATTTGGATCTGTCACATAAAGATCCACACGAGCTTGACATCAAACTTGGTGGAATCATCGAAATTTACGAGAAATTCACTGGGGACGACCCACGTAAATTACCAATGAAGATCTTCCCGGCTGTCCATTATTCAATGGGTGGACTTTGGGTTGACTATAATCAGCACACAAGTATCCCAGGTCTATTTGCTGCGGGAGAATGTGATTATTCCCAACATGGTGCGAACCGTCTTGGAGCGAACTCACTTCTATCAGCAATCTACGGCGGTATGCTTGCAGGACCGGAAGCGGTTAAGTACATGCGCGGCGTAAAACGTACAGCAGATGAACTTCCTTCTTCACTATTCGATGCAGCCATCAAAGAAGAGCAAGAGAAATGGGATGCTACATTGAAAATGGACGGAACGGAAAATGCGTACATGCTCCATAGAGAACTTGGAGAAATCATGACAGAGAACGTGACGGTTGTTCGTTATAATGATCGTCTTCAGAAGACGGACGACAAAATCGTTGAACTTCTTGAGCGTTATGAAAATATTAATATCACCGATACACAACAGTGGTCTAACCAAGGTGCCACGTTCACACGTCAATTGAAAAACATGCTTTATCTGGCACGGGTTATCACTTTGGGTGCTCTTAACCGTAATGAAAGCCGTGGTGCACATTACAAGCCTGACTTCCCGGAACGTGATGACGAAAACTTCTTGAAAACGACTATTGCAGAATTTGATGGTAAATCTGCACCGATCCTTTCTTATGAAGAAGTGGATGTATCTTTGATTCCGCCACGTAAACGTGACTATTCTGCGAAAGGAGATTGA